The Acidobacteriota bacterium genome contains a region encoding:
- a CDS encoding ferredoxin: MARAGTGTEQTPKRADARGRLVARTALDAINETERLVCGTGAVLRPAIAEGLALEGRPAATLLATGDHGGDCAFTCAPWVHHRLRSGPSSGFAFELTASVSQDAVDHCLVAHELARRIGAPGICTFDPPPAGPLELLRLPHDALVRELTDEPVMDVGSVANEATRAFRRVAGLTGRPLAAVTCDGPQGAEYGLVTGGASRAATRRLALALEAGGLPCRVICIHLIRPFPVFALAEAVSGLAGVLLIPGVDHVVEATRRACIEGGHPQPPVLLDPLDPRDVDDTSAAARLALGLKPARHREASPPVGVPPIVLTARPPGGWAESFLLDLAARLGSIEEVPFRRVGSNLRVGEGDPETGTAAPADLALCAHRSCLDRRSLPAAMARGGTLVIVSRSPVPTDWWNGLRPEVRYEILQRELRLNWLDLGNTPQLELADPAAVRSIVLDGFLAAAAPSLDRVLAREIGSRLAPAALTVLDPTALEAERSAAEADFISPPDSLPTMPPTPSLPNEEASGDADEWRVATRRFHLTGEGAHSAMEPTGAEPLHPLVLEALDLPQRKGASYPMLVFGDPAEEIAEPFERRVAAIFREMASQGEAAAVLPEHLPQLSAAAARVVARGTTPTELGLQVTETLDELRQRFDLSEAAATALRSEGEQLRDRLKSCAPGGTLVGLDAATLPALYAAAVANVRRRRRVQLLEEIDTLVQRLEELLKIDDGHTPQQWTAGEFVDPQKLAANLPRHRGPVRLGESRRLRIERTLTTLRGARDDGGDFDLIVVQPDSGMAGDELPRARVVVHPAGLETAIGLFDGLAAQSVELFRAIRVARLEVDGAYDPSTHDEPLARFDWQALTDDELLSLPRLVVLETDARLHGPALGAFSELLRSGRPLHVLVAQSTSELRATESWQGLAGFHPGMGYVAVAHREAFVVESSLVCPRRLVEDLQKMAGSLRPGVALVAVPAWDAPLPAWIQLQAAQQARAIPVFTYDPEAGSSWADRFDLHGNPQPGRPWPLHTVRYRDADGVEVTLEQAFTFAHGVALDPAYRNHFRILPVEAWGPEQMELADYLAAPTGAVARKLPFIWVVTDDGRLARAGVTRELAYACHDRVRAWRILQELAGTDNEYAHRAAAAARMESRAEAQLAREASDAQHAAEIERVRTETAGEAMDRLARVLMDLDATPPTTRPAAMKTEVPEEPVVEETPEEAEGVVDDEEDDSDVSFNDPYIDSALCTSCRECIDVNSRLFKYDSNKQAFITDPANGTYEELVKSAETCPARCIHPGLPSAGDETVNDGLLARAAKFN, from the coding sequence ATGGCTCGTGCCGGTACAGGAACCGAACAGACACCGAAGCGGGCAGACGCTCGAGGTCGCCTGGTGGCTCGAACGGCCCTCGATGCGATCAACGAGACCGAACGGCTCGTCTGCGGAACGGGCGCGGTCTTGCGTCCCGCCATCGCCGAGGGGCTGGCCCTGGAGGGGCGGCCGGCGGCGACGCTGCTGGCGACCGGAGACCACGGCGGCGACTGCGCCTTCACCTGTGCGCCGTGGGTTCACCATCGTCTACGCTCGGGACCAAGCAGCGGCTTCGCGTTTGAACTGACGGCGTCGGTCTCCCAGGATGCCGTCGATCATTGCCTGGTGGCGCACGAACTGGCGCGGCGGATCGGCGCCCCCGGAATCTGTACGTTCGATCCGCCCCCGGCCGGGCCGCTGGAGTTGCTCCGGCTCCCCCATGATGCCCTGGTCCGCGAGCTGACCGACGAACCGGTCATGGATGTCGGGTCGGTGGCCAACGAGGCCACCCGGGCCTTCCGGCGGGTCGCCGGTCTCACCGGGCGGCCCCTGGCAGCGGTCACCTGCGACGGCCCGCAAGGGGCCGAGTACGGCCTCGTCACCGGCGGAGCCTCCCGGGCGGCGACCCGACGACTGGCCCTTGCGCTAGAAGCCGGCGGACTGCCGTGCCGGGTCATCTGCATCCACCTCATTCGCCCGTTTCCGGTCTTCGCTCTGGCGGAGGCGGTGTCGGGCCTCGCGGGAGTCCTGCTGATCCCCGGTGTCGATCATGTCGTCGAGGCAACCCGCCGGGCCTGCATCGAAGGCGGGCATCCTCAACCGCCGGTGCTCCTCGACCCACTCGACCCACGGGACGTCGACGACACCTCCGCTGCCGCCCGGCTGGCCCTGGGCCTGAAGCCGGCCCGCCATCGTGAAGCCTCGCCGCCGGTCGGCGTCCCACCGATCGTTCTGACCGCCCGACCACCCGGTGGTTGGGCCGAGAGTTTCCTGCTGGATCTGGCGGCCCGGCTCGGGTCCATCGAAGAGGTCCCGTTCCGTCGTGTGGGCTCGAACCTGCGGGTCGGGGAAGGGGACCCGGAAACGGGAACGGCGGCCCCCGCCGATCTCGCGCTCTGCGCCCACCGCTCCTGTCTGGACCGCCGAAGCCTGCCGGCCGCGATGGCCCGGGGGGGAACCCTGGTCATCGTCTCGCGGAGCCCGGTCCCGACCGATTGGTGGAACGGGCTGCGCCCCGAGGTTCGCTACGAGATCCTGCAACGTGAGCTGCGATTGAACTGGCTCGATTTGGGCAACACGCCGCAGTTGGAGCTGGCGGATCCTGCGGCCGTACGCTCGATCGTGCTGGACGGATTCCTGGCGGCCGCGGCGCCGAGCCTCGACCGGGTCCTTGCGCGGGAGATCGGCTCGCGTCTGGCGCCTGCCGCGCTGACCGTCCTCGACCCGACGGCCCTCGAAGCGGAACGGTCTGCAGCGGAGGCCGACTTCATCTCGCCACCCGATTCGCTGCCGACGATGCCGCCGACGCCCTCCCTTCCCAACGAGGAGGCATCGGGCGACGCCGACGAGTGGCGGGTGGCCACCCGTCGATTCCACCTCACCGGCGAGGGTGCCCACTCCGCCATGGAACCGACCGGAGCCGAGCCGCTTCACCCGTTGGTTCTGGAGGCACTCGACCTGCCGCAACGGAAAGGGGCGAGCTACCCGATGCTCGTCTTCGGTGATCCTGCGGAGGAGATCGCGGAGCCGTTCGAGAGACGTGTCGCCGCGATCTTCCGGGAGATGGCGTCTCAGGGTGAAGCCGCCGCGGTCCTTCCCGAACATCTGCCGCAGCTCTCCGCCGCCGCCGCCCGGGTGGTCGCGCGAGGCACGACACCGACGGAGCTTGGTCTGCAGGTCACGGAGACGCTGGACGAACTTCGTCAACGGTTCGACCTGAGCGAGGCCGCCGCGACGGCCCTGCGATCGGAGGGCGAGCAACTGCGGGACCGCCTGAAGTCCTGCGCTCCCGGCGGGACGCTGGTCGGGCTGGACGCGGCAACACTGCCCGCGCTTTACGCAGCGGCGGTGGCCAACGTCCGTCGACGACGCAGGGTGCAGCTGCTGGAGGAGATCGACACCCTCGTGCAACGGTTGGAGGAACTCCTCAAGATCGACGACGGCCACACCCCCCAGCAGTGGACCGCAGGGGAGTTTGTTGACCCGCAGAAGCTGGCGGCCAACCTGCCCCGCCATCGCGGTCCGGTCCGACTGGGTGAGAGTCGCCGACTGCGGATCGAACGGACGCTGACGACGCTGCGCGGAGCCCGGGACGACGGTGGGGACTTCGATCTGATCGTCGTCCAACCGGACTCCGGCATGGCCGGCGACGAGCTGCCCCGTGCACGGGTCGTCGTGCATCCCGCCGGCCTGGAGACCGCGATCGGACTGTTCGACGGACTGGCGGCACAGAGCGTGGAGCTGTTCCGCGCCATCCGCGTGGCGCGCCTCGAAGTCGACGGTGCCTACGATCCGTCGACTCACGACGAACCGCTGGCACGCTTCGATTGGCAGGCGCTGACCGACGACGAGTTGCTCTCGCTACCGCGGTTGGTGGTGCTGGAGACGGATGCCCGCCTCCACGGGCCGGCCCTCGGTGCGTTCTCGGAGTTACTGCGATCCGGCCGGCCGCTCCATGTGCTGGTCGCCCAGAGTACGTCGGAACTTCGCGCAACCGAGAGCTGGCAAGGGCTGGCCGGCTTCCACCCGGGAATGGGCTACGTGGCCGTCGCCCACCGCGAGGCCTTCGTGGTCGAGTCGTCGCTGGTCTGTCCGCGCCGGCTGGTGGAGGACCTGCAGAAGATGGCGGGTTCTCTCCGTCCCGGTGTGGCCCTGGTGGCGGTCCCGGCCTGGGACGCACCGCTTCCGGCCTGGATCCAGCTCCAGGCGGCGCAACAAGCCCGGGCGATCCCGGTCTTCACCTACGATCCCGAAGCCGGCTCCAGCTGGGCCGACCGTTTCGATCTACACGGCAATCCCCAGCCCGGGCGCCCTTGGCCCCTGCACACGGTTCGTTACCGGGACGCCGACGGCGTCGAGGTCACTCTCGAACAAGCCTTCACCTTCGCCCACGGGGTGGCCCTCGATCCGGCGTATCGCAATCACTTCCGCATCCTCCCCGTCGAGGCCTGGGGGCCGGAACAGATGGAACTGGCGGACTACCTGGCTGCACCGACAGGGGCCGTCGCGCGGAAGTTGCCGTTCATCTGGGTCGTCACCGACGACGGCCGGCTGGCACGGGCAGGGGTCACCCGGGAGTTGGCCTACGCCTGTCACGATCGGGTCCGCGCGTGGCGGATCCTGCAGGAGCTGGCGGGAACCGACAACGAATATGCCCATCGCGCCGCCGCCGCCGCTCGTATGGAGAGCCGCGCCGAGGCCCAGCTCGCACGGGAGGCGTCGGACGCCCAACATGCGGCCGAGATCGAGAGGGTCCGTACGGAGACCGCCGGCGAGGCGATGGATCGGCTGGCCCGCGTGCTGATGGATCTGGACGCCACGCCCCCCACGACCCGGCCCGCGGCGATGAAGACGGAGGTGCCCGAGGAGCCGGTCGTCGAGGAAACACCGGAGGAAGCCGAGGGCGTAGTCGACGATGAAGAAGACGACTCCGACGTCTCGTTCAACGACCCGTATATCGACTCGGCACTCTGCACGTCATGTCGAGAGTGTATCGACGTCAACTCACGTTTGTTCAAGTACGACTCGAACAAACAGGCCTTCATCACCGACCCGGCCAACGGGACGTACGAGGAATTGGTCAAGTCTGCGGAGACCTGTCCCGCACGCTGTATCCATCCGGGGTTGCCAAGCGCCGGTGACGAGACCGTCAACGACGGTCTGCTCGCACGCGCGGCCAAGTTCAACTAG
- a CDS encoding thiamine pyrophosphate-dependent enzyme: MYGLKQDWEIEPKATHHVLEDYSGTVPRWCSGCGDFAVLNAIQRLARDEQLPPEKTVMVSGIGCSSRLPHYMSTYGFHGLHGRALPIACGIRSRRPDLHIFVVTGDGDCCAIGTAHWIHAIRYNMNMTVLMLDNNIYGLTKMQSSPTTPQGKKSNTHPRGVVLPPLNPLSVTLGITNASFVAQTVDWNAAHVFATIAAAHKHRGLSFVRILQRCPHFMADEFTPLQDDPSKMMLLKHADGIAVDPMIEKLFKTQQAHDPADLSAARDHVAREDVVPVGLLYRNPDNPCYDHESAEGLGMSRSSRLEGLQAQIDQHLI, from the coding sequence ATGTACGGCTTGAAACAGGACTGGGAGATCGAACCGAAGGCCACGCACCACGTCCTCGAGGACTACTCCGGGACCGTGCCGCGCTGGTGCTCGGGCTGCGGCGATTTTGCCGTGCTCAACGCGATCCAGCGTCTGGCCCGGGACGAGCAGTTGCCTCCCGAGAAGACGGTGATGGTTTCCGGTATCGGCTGCTCAAGCCGTCTCCCGCACTACATGAGTACCTACGGCTTCCACGGTCTCCACGGCCGGGCCCTCCCGATCGCCTGCGGCATCCGCTCTCGCCGGCCCGACCTCCACATCTTCGTTGTCACCGGCGACGGTGACTGCTGCGCCATCGGTACGGCACACTGGATCCACGCGATCCGCTACAACATGAACATGACCGTCTTGATGTTGGACAACAACATTTACGGCCTGACGAAGATGCAGAGTTCGCCGACGACACCCCAGGGCAAGAAATCGAACACCCATCCCCGTGGCGTGGTGCTGCCGCCGCTCAACCCGCTCAGCGTCACCCTCGGCATTACCAACGCGTCGTTCGTGGCCCAGACGGTGGACTGGAACGCCGCTCACGTTTTCGCCACCATCGCCGCCGCCCACAAACACCGTGGGTTGTCGTTCGTGCGGATCCTGCAGCGTTGCCCACACTTCATGGCCGATGAATTCACGCCTCTGCAGGACGACCCCTCTAAAATGATGCTGCTCAAACACGCCGACGGCATCGCCGTCGACCCGATGATCGAGAAGCTGTTCAAGACTCAGCAGGCGCACGACCCCGCCGACCTTAGCGCCGCTCGCGATCATGTCGCACGGGAGGACGTCGTCCCGGTCGGCCTGCTCTATCGCAATCCGGACAATCCGTGTTACGACCACGAGTCGGCGGAGGGTCTCGGCATGAGTCGTTCCAGCAGGCTTGAAGGGCTGCAGGCCCAGATCGATCAACACCTGATCTAG
- a CDS encoding 2-oxoacid:acceptor oxidoreductase subunit alpha translates to MSLRMARTDTDASPRPASRVEEVDQAIVEFVSDSGEGAQTAGQMFGTVSAQMGNGVWTVEIIPAEIEPPPRSKESASGNRIRIAGAPVTNMGETADVVVAFNEQVLYNRITDDALREGTIVFLENMWGDSPDEGIRKQYAEALADFKRRGYVVVEVPMDVECRKIVPDPRRGKNMWALGMVSAIYERDLDKLRSLIELRLGKKGEKVVSANQSLIQAGYEWAQQNVDFRFRVSVHPSTEERVVMNGNQALALGIMSAGIEVCSMYPITPATSVSHYLADALQKVGGFVHQAEDEIAAIGFALGATYAGKTAVTVTSGPGLALKTEFIGLAVMAELPLVIIDVQRGSPSTGLPTRVEQADLMAAIYGAPGDAPKIVIAPSSIEECFHFVITARKLAETFRGPVLVLTDANLATGQTSFKRPVVEEEWLAPPIDQSAWDKEVPPYAWDPETGLSQRPVPGQRGGEYVLTGLAHSEKSKVAYDAATNQRSMAARSRKLATLQRSLKPPVIHGDDEGDLLIVGWGSTRGAIEEAVDKLREAGNKVSCLTLRFLSPLEPGLKEIFSRFRKIKTIELNYSDDLDDPKIRPENRRYSELALLLRAWTLCDVGCWSKVSGIPLPPDEIGRVIQAELDKLGRD, encoded by the coding sequence ATGAGTCTACGAATGGCCCGTACGGATACCGATGCGTCGCCGCGCCCCGCCTCCCGGGTCGAGGAAGTCGACCAGGCCATCGTCGAGTTCGTCTCGGACTCCGGCGAAGGGGCCCAGACCGCAGGCCAGATGTTCGGCACCGTGAGCGCCCAGATGGGTAACGGTGTCTGGACCGTCGAGATCATCCCCGCAGAGATCGAACCGCCCCCTCGCTCCAAGGAGAGCGCCAGCGGCAACCGGATCCGAATCGCCGGGGCCCCGGTGACCAACATGGGCGAGACCGCCGACGTGGTGGTCGCCTTCAACGAGCAGGTTCTCTACAACCGCATCACGGACGATGCGTTGCGCGAGGGAACGATCGTCTTCCTCGAAAATATGTGGGGTGACTCTCCCGACGAGGGGATCCGCAAGCAGTACGCCGAGGCGTTGGCGGACTTCAAACGGCGAGGCTACGTCGTCGTCGAGGTTCCGATGGACGTCGAGTGCCGCAAGATCGTCCCCGACCCCCGGCGGGGCAAGAACATGTGGGCCCTCGGCATGGTCTCTGCGATCTACGAGCGGGACCTGGACAAGCTTCGATCGCTGATTGAACTCCGTCTCGGAAAGAAGGGCGAGAAGGTCGTCTCGGCGAACCAGTCCCTGATCCAGGCGGGCTACGAATGGGCACAGCAGAACGTCGACTTTCGTTTCCGCGTCTCCGTCCATCCCTCGACGGAGGAGCGGGTCGTCATGAACGGCAACCAGGCGCTGGCGCTCGGCATCATGTCGGCCGGTATCGAGGTCTGCTCGATGTATCCGATCACGCCGGCGACGTCGGTGTCCCACTACCTGGCAGACGCGCTCCAGAAGGTCGGCGGTTTCGTCCATCAGGCCGAGGACGAGATCGCAGCCATCGGTTTCGCGTTGGGAGCGACCTACGCCGGCAAGACCGCCGTGACGGTGACCTCCGGACCGGGTCTGGCGTTGAAGACCGAGTTCATCGGACTGGCCGTGATGGCGGAACTGCCGCTGGTCATCATCGATGTCCAGCGTGGCAGCCCCTCGACCGGACTCCCGACCAGGGTCGAGCAGGCCGACCTGATGGCGGCGATCTACGGCGCACCGGGAGACGCGCCGAAGATCGTGATCGCCCCGTCTTCCATCGAGGAGTGTTTCCACTTCGTGATCACGGCCAGGAAACTGGCCGAGACCTTCCGCGGACCGGTCCTCGTGCTGACCGACGCCAACCTGGCCACCGGCCAGACGTCGTTCAAGCGACCCGTGGTCGAGGAAGAATGGCTGGCCCCACCGATCGACCAATCGGCCTGGGACAAGGAGGTTCCGCCCTACGCCTGGGATCCCGAGACCGGTCTGTCGCAACGACCCGTACCGGGCCAACGGGGCGGCGAATACGTCCTGACCGGGCTGGCCCACAGCGAGAAGAGCAAGGTGGCCTACGACGCGGCGACGAACCAGCGCTCGATGGCGGCCCGCAGCCGCAAGCTGGCCACGCTGCAACGCTCCCTCAAGCCACCGGTGATCCACGGCGATGACGAGGGCGACCTCCTGATCGTCGGTTGGGGTTCGACCCGTGGCGCCATCGAGGAGGCCGTCGACAAGTTGCGGGAGGCCGGCAATAAGGTCTCCTGCCTGACCCTGCGCTTCCTCTCGCCCCTCGAGCCGGGTCTCAAGGAGATCTTCTCGCGATTCAGAAAGATCAAGACCATCGAGTTGAACTACAGCGACGATCTCGACGACCCGAAGATCCGACCGGAGAATCGACGCTACTCGGAACTGGCGTTGTTGTTGCGGGCCTGGACCCTTTGCGACGTCGGCTGCTGGTCCAAGGTTTCGGGGATCCCGTTGCCTCCGGACGAGATCGGGCGGGTGATTCAGGCGGAGTTGGATAAACTCGGCCGGGACTGA
- a CDS encoding hemerythrin domain-containing protein, with protein sequence MVDEQHPGAKKRGALDHTLDEHRECDRWVAKLEDCLDSHPDSSGQWVGRLLEHLPGLARTLREHFVTEEQGPLYADLPTRRPRIASRVEALKLEHPGMLVEIDQIIDATGGLREAELYELRELNARIQLFVARLRRHEAAENELIFEAYWDDIGVGD encoded by the coding sequence ATGGTCGATGAGCAACACCCCGGAGCGAAGAAACGCGGCGCCCTCGACCACACGCTGGACGAGCACCGGGAGTGCGACCGCTGGGTCGCCAAGCTGGAAGATTGCCTCGATAGCCACCCCGACAGCTCGGGTCAGTGGGTCGGCCGTTTACTCGAACATCTCCCCGGACTCGCACGCACCCTCCGCGAGCACTTCGTCACCGAGGAACAGGGGCCGCTCTACGCCGACCTGCCGACCCGTCGTCCCCGGATCGCCAGTCGCGTCGAAGCCCTGAAACTCGAACATCCGGGGATGCTCGTCGAGATCGACCAGATCATCGACGCCACCGGTGGCCTGCGGGAGGCCGAGCTCTACGAACTTCGTGAGCTGAACGCCCGCATCCAGCTGTTCGTCGCCCGGCTTCGACGCCACGAGGCGGCAGAGAACGAGCTGATCTTCGAGGCGTACTGGGACGACATCGGTGTGGGCGACTGA
- a CDS encoding FAD:protein FMN transferase, producing MNKALLSVLVLFFAAGCGGRNEDGRQLVSAQRMLMGTSFRIEVVTTDSEGGRAAAEAALDEVARVEERLSEWKTTSEISAVNRAAGESVAVEVGEELYEVVERALQISEMTDGAFDITYAACGHLWSFREPRIPTDAQLAACLPSVGSERVELTAANRAIRLPDPAMKIGISGIGKGYGVDRAAAVLESHGIFDYTIDGGGDLRVRGGNVDRPWQVGLADPRREGSLSGAIELDRGAIVTSGDYHLFFERDGTRYHHILDPRTGRPAPDSIAVTVIARNAMDADALATGLFVLGPLQALERVEALAGVEALITDPEGVRHASSGFPISGHSGSTIRVDAASHGK from the coding sequence ATGAACAAAGCCCTTCTCTCCGTCCTCGTCCTCTTTTTCGCCGCCGGCTGCGGCGGCCGGAACGAAGACGGTCGCCAACTCGTGTCGGCACAACGGATGCTGATGGGCACCTCGTTCCGGATCGAGGTCGTCACGACCGATTCGGAAGGCGGGCGGGCCGCCGCCGAGGCGGCCCTGGACGAGGTCGCCCGGGTCGAAGAGCGACTCAGCGAGTGGAAGACGACCAGCGAGATCAGTGCGGTCAATCGGGCCGCCGGCGAGAGCGTCGCCGTCGAGGTCGGCGAGGAGTTGTACGAGGTCGTTGAACGGGCGCTGCAGATCTCGGAGATGACCGACGGCGCCTTCGACATCACCTATGCCGCGTGTGGGCATCTATGGTCGTTTCGCGAGCCGCGCATCCCGACCGACGCACAGCTAGCGGCCTGCTTGCCCTCCGTAGGCTCCGAGCGGGTCGAACTCACCGCCGCAAACCGTGCCATCCGACTCCCTGACCCGGCGATGAAGATCGGCATCTCCGGCATCGGCAAGGGGTACGGCGTCGATCGGGCGGCGGCGGTGCTCGAGAGCCACGGGATCTTCGATTACACCATCGACGGCGGTGGCGATCTCCGTGTCCGGGGCGGCAACGTCGATCGGCCCTGGCAAGTGGGGCTGGCCGACCCGCGCCGGGAGGGGTCGTTGTCCGGTGCGATCGAGCTGGACCGCGGTGCCATCGTCACCTCCGGCGACTACCATCTGTTCTTCGAGCGGGACGGCACGCGATATCACCACATCCTGGACCCCCGCACCGGCCGGCCGGCGCCGGATTCCATCGCGGTGACGGTGATCGCCCGCAACGCCATGGACGCCGATGCCCTGGCCACGGGCCTGTTCGTGCTGGGCCCGCTGCAGGCGCTGGAGCGGGTCGAGGCGCTCGCCGGCGTCGAGGCCCTGATCACCGATCCGGAGGGGGTCCGGCACGCCTCCTCGGGCTTTCCTATAAGTGGTCACAGCGGCTCGACAATCCGCGTTGACGCTGCCTCGCACGGCAAGTAA
- a CDS encoding RNA-binding protein, with protein MGTRLYVGNLPFSADDSQVRSLFEQNGRQVEEVHLVTDRESGRPRGFGFVEMANSEHADQAIQELNGHSMDGRQLNVNEARERGSGGGGGGGGRY; from the coding sequence ATGGGAACGAGATTGTATGTGGGGAACCTCCCCTTTAGCGCCGACGATTCTCAGGTGCGGTCGCTCTTTGAGCAGAATGGTCGCCAGGTTGAGGAAGTCCACCTGGTCACCGACCGAGAGTCCGGGCGCCCCCGCGGTTTCGGGTTTGTCGAGATGGCAAACAGCGAGCACGCCGACCAGGCCATCCAGGAGCTGAACGGTCACTCGATGGACGGACGTCAGCTGAACGTCAACGAAGCGCGTGAGCGTGGCAGTGGCGGCGGCGGCGGCGGTGGTGGACGCTACTAG